TAATTGTGCGATTACTGCTCTTCATTATTAGACTTTTGCACAAAACACTTTTAACCATTAGTTATTATGATGAAAACAGTCTCTAAATCCTacgaaatgaaatttatcTAACGTTAAATACTAGCTATGATGTCGAGGATTCTTTGTTTGGTGTGCGCTGGTCTCAGAATTGTGAAAATCAAGTCTACGCTTGCTGTGGTGATGGTTCTTTGAGACTATTTGATTTGACTATGCCCTCTAAGCCCATCCATAAATGGAAAGAGCATAAAGCGGAGATTGTCGCAATAGACACAAATACGGTTGATCGAAGAATTGTAGTTACGGGCTCCTGGGATGGGACTATCAAATTATGGTTAGGCAATTTGCCTAACAGTGTGCAGACGCTCAACAATGGTTCGAATTCAAGGATTCTTACAGTTGCTACACATTATAGCTCTCCAAATTTACTCGGGTATACATCAAGTGATGGATTATGCAAATTTTGGGATTTCCGGTCTTCCGATAAATTTATGTCCATTGAAATACCGAATCAAATTACTTGCATGAATTGGAGCAAGTCTAATCATCGTATGGTTTACACGGCCGACAATAACAATCTGGTTTACTGTTACGATATCGCGAATTTAAAGACGCCTCTGTCCGTATTGTCTGGTCACCAACTTGCTGTTCGAAGTATAAAATCGTCCAATTCCGCCCATGATCTTTTGGCTACAGCAAGTTACGATATGACTTCTCGAATTTTTGACCCGGAACAGCACTCTTGCATAAGAAAAGTTGATTTGCATTCTGAATTTGTCCGTGATGTTGATTGGAGTGATTTCGGCGATGGATCTTGGATTGCAAGTGTTGGTTGGGACGAATCTTTGTATATATGGAACGCATTTTAAGTTGCTGctgtttttaatttaagaTTTTATTACACTGATTCAAAGACGAAATGTTCGAACGCTCGGAATAAATTCGTTGTGCACATGTTCACCTTGGATTATATCACCAGAAAACAGCGAttacaaattatttttacgaTAGTTTAGGTAGCTCAAGtgaaaaatttagtaaCTAGAGTAATTATAATATGATTTTTGGCATTTGGCATAAAATGAGAAAGGGTTGTTTGCAATGCctacaaaaatttcttttttttgtaactACTATTGCGTAGCTTTGACTTGTATATTAATGCGCTATTGTTTAGGAAATATAAAGCGACTCAAAGTGCTTTACCTTCCTTTGTACTGACCACCTGGTAATTTCCTCCATGATCCACCACCAGTAAcgtttatttattaatgttCATCAAGAGATCCGATTACGCCTCTGCttacttgaaaattaaagaagcaAGTGTATCTGGTGGATGCACAGTTCAGCTCTTTGTTGCTTTAGACCCAGACGCGCTTTGTGCATGCAAGCTATTGTCCACACTTTTGAAAGGCGATTTTATTTCACATAAAATTAGGCCTGTATCGGGCTATCGAGACCTTGAACaagcaaataaaactttGCTAGAGCAAAATGAAGAtatcaaattcattataCTTTTGAATTGTGGAACGATGGTGGATCTAAATAATTATCTTGTTTCTATGGAAGACGTATCTATCTATGTAATTGATTCTCATAGGCCGCATAAtctaaataatatatacattgaaaacaatatttttgttttcgaCGATGGAGATATTGAAGAAGACATGAATAAAATTCATGATGCTTGGTATGCATTTAATTCGCATGAGCTAtcagatgaagaaaattccGATTCCAGTAATGAGCGAGAGGAGGAAGTCGAAGATGACAACCGATCTGTGGAATCTTACAGCTCATCCGATTATCAAGCACGAAGTCGTAGGCGTTTTTCAGAGGAAACGACGCAACGTCGAGCTGAAATTAAggagaaaaggaaaaaacgGAAAGAGTTCGCCTCTATCCTTTCTGAATATTATGAGAAAGGAAGTTGGTACGGCGAGTCAATTACCAATATCCTGTTTGCAGTAGCATCCATGCTTGGACGTGAGGATAATGACATGTTGTGGTTAGCGATTGTTGGGCTCACCTGCTTGGAAATTCACTGCCAATcctcaaaaaaatacttcaaTAGGTCCTATTCTTTATTGAAAGATGAAGTCAATCGCTTGAACCCTTCACCActtgaaaatcaaatagTCGGTCGCGCACATGGTAAGACACCCCATGATCAGTCAATTCGGCTTGAAGATGAATTTCGTTTTATGCTAGTAAGACATTGGAGTCTTTATGATTCTATGCTTCATTCTGCTTACGTTGGTTCGAGACTTCACATTTGGAGCGAGGAAGGACGCAAACGACTACATAAGCTTCTTGCAAAAATGGGACTCAGTCTGGTGGAGTGTAAACAAACTTATATTCACATGAACatggatttaaaaaaaactttgaaaagtaGTCTTAAAAGATTTGCACCGTTTTATGGTTTAGACGATGTGATATTCCATAGTTTTACTCGGACTTATGGATTCAAATGTACACTTAGTGCAAGTGACGTTTCTTATGCTATCAGTGCATTATTAGAAATGGGTAATACAGGTGTTTTGCTTCAAAGCAAAACTGTCGCTCGAAGCCCGGATATGACGGAGGAAGAATATTTGGAGAAGTTTGAAAATGCTCAAAATCAAGAATGGTTGCACAATTTTTATGATGCATACGACGCCTTGGACGATGTCGATTCATTAGAAAGAGCATTGAAGTTAGCAATGCACTTACAAAGAGCCATTGTTCGTACTGGAATCACCttacttgaaaaaagagCCATTAAAACGTTGAGATCTTTTCGTTTTGGACTTATCAACGAAGGACCAGAtctgaaaatatttatgcATCCCCTTGCGTTAACAAAGATGAGTCTTTGGATTGCTGAAGCTATTAATGTAAGTGTCTATTGATTTTAACGTTTGACTAACACTTGAAGGAGCAAGAACGAGAATTTGGAAAGCTTAGACATCTTCCTCTTGTTTTAGCAGCTTTTgtagaggaaaaaaataggTACTTAATAGTTGGAACTTCTACTTCCGCTTTTACTAGCAATGAAGATGACGATGATGACGACGGTCATGGACACAATCGTTTTGGAGTTGCATTTCAAGAGGTTGCAAACATGACATCTGCTACTTTGCAAATGGACTGTTTTGAAGCAAGTGTGATTGAGTGTCAAAAAAGTGACCTCGGGgtttttttagaaagtCTGTCCTTCAAAACACTATTATAAAGATTGGGTAAATAATGGGAATTTTgctaataaagaaaatattaattcaTCTAATTAAAATTACACGTAAATAAGTATGGATATCAACTGATGTAAGAACTATTTTCCACACCAGCAATTGTTTGGCCGTTCAGATTGTATACAAAtgtgttttaaatttggtACAGCGATTGAGAGCTTCCTAAATACTTCATTACGAACCACGTTTAAATCACCGTCTATGCTCACCTGAATATGGAGTATTCCATACACTTCACCTCTTTCGTTTGTCCAGAACTTAGGGTTGGATAAACTGATAACGGAGTTACTTAAACTGATGTTCGACAAACACTGCTTCAATAAATATTCCGATTCTGGATCAGTCACAGAGAGCAAATTCTTCGCCGAATCTTTAATTAATGGAAGTACAGAAACAAATATTAATGCAGCAATTATTAGAGATGCCAAAGGATCAAAACCGGTCCATGAAAACCACTGTATTAATATAGTAGAGACAATAACTCCAACAGAGCCCATAGTATCTGCGATAATATGCAGAAATATGCCATGCATATTATGATTTTCATGGTGATGATGACAGTGATGATCATTGTCTAAATTCTGGAGACTTATGCTTTCATGGTCGCATTTTTCATTGTATTTATGGATGTGATCATGATTGTGGTTATGCTCATGGTGATGTTCCTGACTATTCTCATGGGTATGTTCATGTTGGGATACGTGATCGTCATTCGTATAGCCCATTTTCTGGGCTTCAAcattatctttttcttcttcaaactcttcaaaaatatttatatcaTTTGTAGTGTTAGGCAGACACATACTATGATTACTATGGGAATGATGGTGATGAGACCCATGATCATGATTATGCCCATGATTGAACGCTAGGATACCTACCAAATTCACAACAAGGCCCAAAAAACTAACCAACAACAATTGGTCGGTATTCATTTGGGGCGGATGAAATAACCTATATAATGCCTCGCCGACGatagaaaatgaaatcaaaactaaaaaaataccatTAGTGAAACCCGAAAGAGCCTcaatttttgcaaatccAAAGGGGTAAGCATAATTTAGAGGCATCTTGGCAAGCGTCGTAGCAACTAAACCGACAAGAATAGCAATACAGTCAAAAGCCATGTGAATTGCGTCTGAAATAAGCCCCAAAGAATTTGTCCAAAGACCATAAATAACTTGCACAAACATATaagaaacatttaaaaggaagaaataaaatatgctTCTTGACTCTTTATCGGCAAGCACTCCATTCACTATGAAATCATTGTAAAGTCGGTAAATACGGCTGTTGTCAGGAAGCTTCAAGTTTGCTGTTATAGAAGAaccaattttaaagaagcaaaatCCTACTTGATAGAGGCATGATATGATCTTGATAGAATTTTGAGAAGCTGTCTTGTTAATAATGGCAGAAATTAGGGCcataattaaagaaatatcGAATTTTCCCAAGTAAAATTGAATTCTGGCAATTCCATCCCAATtgatgcaaaaaatttgcataaaacaaagaatgGTAAAACGAGTGACTGATAGATTGATTGTTCCAAGCGGAAGGACATTAAATTGAATGAGACAAGCCACAACgatagaagaaaaaaggaatgccaattccttcttttcaaacTTCTCTTTGTTCACAAGGTAAAAGACTCGAATGAAGACACCAAGaagtatataaaaaacgCTGGCATAAAAAACGGAATAAGAACATTGGAAATAACCCAACAGTATTAGGATATGATTAATGACAAAAAGACATATTGGAAATGCTATATAGTTCTTCAAATTAGCAGATCTGGCATTAAATGGTGTAGGATCGTTacgaataaaaaataatttgaaagcTAGCAATAACAAACAAGTCGTGTCTAGAGTTCCAAGTACAAAGGCACCTAAAGTTATGAATACCATCGATAAAGAAGCGATTATTACATTTAATAACTGAAAAGGTTGGAACGAAAATGAATAGATGCCCAAATATTGAGTAGTAAAGCTGACAAAAGCAAAGATGCCAAAAATAAGGTAAAATGGAATCGACATGGTATTGACTTCAAGACCAGAACCAGTAATGGAGAATGCACAAATTACAGAAAACCATCCTAGTGTTTCAGATGATAGCAAAGATTTACTCGAAATGAGCGAtaacaaatctttttttttagctgCAGCAATTGAATCAGAACTTGTCTTTTGGTCGTCTTTTAAAACAGGAAAAGAAGGGAACCTATTGGTTCTCTCGAACGCAGAAGAATTaacattcatttttgtCGTCAGGAACACCCAAAAGCTGTGGTTgactattaaaaaattgaatgatTAACAAAACTTAACtaaagaataaagaaaacaaaataaagagTAATCctgttttgaaatttaaatcCTGAGTTGGATGTGAAAGTGCATTAAGTTAATTTGACAAAGTTAATAAGTGGTCTTAACTATTTAAAATCAAACGTTGAAAGTTATTAAAAGCGTCTTATAGTCAAACTTCTGTTTAACTAAATTTGAGATATTCTAAATCGAACATGAAATGGTTGTAGTTGTCAAAAAGACCTAACACGCTAAATTAAGTCAACCAACACAAACACAGTCTTTATACATTCGAGATTTTAAGATAATATAAGATTGATGTTTAAAAGTAAGCACTCGTAcagtttcatttttagtAATTCATGTACAACCCCTCATAATCTCACTTAGGTGCGAAGCAAATCCACAATAACAATGTGCAATATTCGTAAATTCTTGAGTTATCCAAGATCTGTAGAAAATGTCGCAAAGCAGACAATATAACTTCTTGttaattcaataaaatatttttgagagTTTTTTCCTTGAAAATAGGTCAAAGTAATTTTGTAATCTGCTAACAAAATACGCACTATCCAGCATTGAAAATTGCTTGTCTTGTACCAACTCGATACGTTGATAAGGAAAAGGAGGAGTTTAAGATGGGTCGTAAGCATTATtctagtaaaaaaaatgttagtacgaaattaatttattttttatcttacTAATGTGTATTAAATAGAGGTCTAAAAAAGGGGAGTTTGTAAACTGGGATTTAATTGAGAGAAAGTGAGTCATGACTTCAGATTATGTTTACTTACTAGATAGAAAtgaaaactttgaaaagtaCTACAGGCTTCAGAAATTAGTGACGGAGGATGACTTTATccttttaaagcaaaagcttACTGAACAACTCCCGACAACATTTCGAATAACTGCATCGATTCCGTAagtaaaaacattattattttttgtttctaatcattttaaaagtCATGCTACTCAAGTTCGTGATTATTTTATAGAACACTACTATCCACTCATTGAGAATGCAAGAACTGAGGATGCGAAAATCCCCTTGCCAGTTTCACTTCCATGGTATCCTGATGGAATGGCTTTTATGCTGGACATTTCTAAGGAAGTTATTCGAAAAAGCCCTCATCTCAAGGCACTTCAAGAATTTCTTGTACTTGAAACAGAAGCGGGTGACATAAACAGGCAAGAATCTGTAAGTATGGTTCCACCATTACTTCTTAATGTAGAGAGTCACCACAAAGTTTTGGACATGTGTGCGGCGCCTGGTTCTAAGACAGCTCAATTACTCGAGGCACTTCACAAACCAACTAAGAAAGAAGATATTACTACTTTGTTGCCTTCAGGAATTGTTATTGCAAATGATAGTGACAATAAAAGAGCGCATATGCTTGTACATCAGATTAAGCGATTAAATTCTCCAAATGTGTTAATTGTTAATCACGATGCTTCCTTTTTGCCGAATTTCCATCTATCTTCTCCCGACGGTAAAAAGTTCCTTAAGTTTGATCGTATCCTTGCTGATGTCCCATGCTCTGGAGATGGAACctttagaaaaaacattGCTTTATGGAATGAGTGGTCTTTGAAAACAGCTTTAGGGCTTCACGCGACACAAATTAAGATTTTAATGAGAGGTTTACAACTGTTGGAAAAAGGAGGAAGATTGGTGTATTCAACATGTTCATTAAATccaattgaaaatgaggCAGTGGTTTCTGCTGTCTTGAATGCTACCCGAGGTTCTGTAAGGTTGGTGGATGTTAGTTCGGAGCTTCCTCAGTTAAAACGTAGTCAAGGTGTTGATAACTGGGTAGTTTGTGATTCCGATCTAAATATTTATCCTTCATTTGATACCTTGCCAAAGGAGCTTTACGAAAAAATGCCTCCTACTTTATGGCCACTACCAAAGAAAGAACTTGCTGAGCTgaatattcaaaattgcTTACGTATTTATCCACATTTCCAAAATACTGGAGGCTTTTTTGTTGcagttttagaaaaatatgaaaatcTTACTAGCTCTATGAAAACTGCCGTCGACGATAACAAGGTTTTTTTACGAGAACAAAAGTTGCCAAGTGAACAAGCATCAAAAAAACGTAAACAAGATACTCAAGAAACATCTTCGGATTCAAAATTAGCCGAAGTTAAaccaaaaggaaaaaatggGGGCAATCGATTTCACGAATTGGATCCTTTCGTGTATATAAAAGAGGACGATCAAGCTCTCGAGAAAATCTATAAGAAGTTTGGCATTGATGAAGCTATCATAAAGAAGAATCAGTTTTTCGTTAGAAATGTCAATGGTGTCCCTACGAAAGCCATTTATATTTCCAACGATCTTTTCAGAAACGTAATTGAGAACAATCGTAATCGTGTTAAATTCGTGCATGGTGGtctcaaaatttttgtgaGACAAGATTTTGGAAGTCTTTCAAGAGAGATAGCAGAAAAAAACGGTACTTGCGTTTTTCGAGTTCAAAGCGATGGAGCGAATCTTGCTTCTCATTTTATCGCTGAAAGCTGTTTGTTTCATACTACATTATCTGATTTGTTCATTTTATTAGACCATGAAGCCGTGACCATTGACGATTTTCCTGAAGACAGTTTGTTCAGGAAAGAATATAACCATTTGGATCTTGGAAGCACTCTACTCCATGTTGATTTggcaaaagaagaaagcgTTATAAAGAAGCAAGTCTACATACCTTTATGGAAAAGTGTGCGTATTTGCAACGTTTTGTTATCGAATTCAGAAAAAAGGTAAGAACATGATATATACGCAGAACCTATTCTAACCAAAACAGGACATTAAAATTACAGATAGAAGGGCCACAGAGTTCAATACACAAACATAACACTTGAACCTGAAGTGTCAATACTACGAGGATAGACAAAATActtatataaatatactGTAAAGTTTCTGAATAGAAATAATGGGAATACTTGAATGTTCTCAATTCAAAATGATTGTATACAAAACTATTAAAGTCATCAGCCAATTCACTTAAGAAACTTAATGACAGAGATATAAGAATTAGCTACAACCTCAATAACTTTAAGCTGTAGCTTCCACCTCCAAATCATTAGTAACTGTCACAGTTTCTTCAGATGATATAACCATATCAGCTTCAgttaaagttttttcttctttagaATTATATTTAGCTTCcagtttttcaatttcctGCTTGGCTTTCTCAATACGTTGTTTGGTAACAGAGTCTTGCTGCTCTTTAAAATGGGCGATACGTGACTTAAGTTGTTCAACGGCTGAATCAACTTGAGACTTAGTGAAAGGAGCAGGAACACCGACAAAATCGAATTCCTTAATAGTGCCAAAAGAAAGATTGAGTCTATCAGAATCGGCTTGATTGTTGTtgcttttgtttgattttttgggcttcgattttttaagtCCGCTAAACATGGCATCATCGGAAGACTCTTTCTTAATAATAGTTCCTTCAGGAATTGGATCCACAGTGCGAGGAGTCAAAGTTCGTggcttcaaaattttactaGAAGTATTTCCGGTTGAAACGGCATTTGTAGTAGAAGATTCGACGGGAACATGAAACACCTTTAATAAGTTTTCACAGGCAAGAATCTCTTCCGTAAAGGCAGGAATACTAGCCTCTTCTAACTTGCGTTGAGCAGCAATTCTTCTCTTCTCCTTCTCACGATTTTCACGCTCAAGACGAAACTGTTCTTGTCTTTTGGCACGTTGTTCACGTTCATAAGTACGGAATGCGCGCAATTGGGTATCGTACTCACGTTGTAAAGCTCTTCGTTGATTATATAGATCATCGAGTGCAGTCTTCTCATCATCTCTTTCTGCTATGAGCTTACGCTGATCTTTATAGTAACCGTCTTGTTGCTTACGAACCTCATCAAGCTCAGAACGGATTTCTACGAACTTGTCACTCAACTTCTTTGATTCTGAATCATTAAGTTGATCACGAAGCTCGTTAAGTTCATTTCTAATCGTATCAATACTAGTTTGAAGAGCGTTCAACTCAACGAAGCTCTTTCTAGTACGATTGCACTGAGAAATTTCACGCAGGTATTTCTTCTCATCAACAATCTTTAAAGTTCCTGAGTCAACGGCGGCTTGAAGTTGTTTAACATGTTTATCAAGCTCCACTTCTGACTTGAAAGGAACAGTTTTTTTCATGGCAGTCAACTCCTTAACCTAAAAGTATGTCAGTAAacattttgtttctttacCAAGCTCATAAAGTTTTCCAACACAAAACTTTAGTGCTTACATATATTAATGCAAAACAtaccttctttttcaaaagttcaTCTTGAGCCTTGACTTTGTTGATGAGAGTTTGCTTAGAAGAACGGATAGCTGCTTGAGCATTGCGAATATTGTCTAATTCAGCGCGAAGTTCTGCATTCTTCTCCTGCAATGAACCACCACCGCGAATGGCACCAAGCTTCTCCTTATGCTCATTCTAGTTGATTAGTTAAGATGCGAAAACTATATAAGAAACAagtgattttttgaagctttcatagttatgaaaaaaaaaaaaagcttagCCTTCAATAttcaagaatttaaaactaCTTACGAAACGCTTTTTCGCCTCGTTGATCTTAGCATCAAGCTCCTCCAAAGCCTCCTTGTGAAGAGCTTCATTAGGACGAACGGGTTTATGAGATgacatttttattaaggATTTTGTTGTTGGTGGTGGATAGTGGTGTGTGTTGAGTTGTCGTTTAACGAGTATATAACAAGGCAGATAAACTCCGTTTGTTTTGCTTCCCTAGAGTTTTCGTTCGCAGTGCTGTGAAGGAGACTACCTGtttctgaaatttttataaatagcTTTTTGTTGACGGTTATTCAGACATCGTGTGAAGAGCAGTCTAAGGAAAAGATTACGATAATACATgttatgatattttttttttatttatttaaataaactGGTAGTTTTTTGCACTCGTCCACGTATTAtgtttaatatttcaatttaaaaatcctgaattgtaaatttaGTGACCTTTATTTGCAATGTGTTGACTTGAAcgaaacaagaaaaattaatgcaTTTTTTCTCACGGATTAGCTTACCGATTAGCGGAGCATTAACATTTAATTTGGGAGGTACACAAAAACAGTTTTAAACTAAAAGTTACttgctttttaaaagcaaatagAAATATTGCAACTAGTCTTATAAAGCAACAGGATACTTCACTTATAGAAAGCGAATTTGAAAGCATAACTATCCATTCTTTTGTTACAACTATTGCATATAAGCACAAAATGTCTTTAAGTTAAATTATACATAATATCCTTTTTCTGTCACGTAAATTGTAAGTTCCTATTCAATTTCAGGCTGTGAAAAGTCCGTGAAAATAATACATCGAAGAGCTTTACAGGTTTCACAGAATATCCCGATGCTACCCATGTAATTGTTGCATACACCATTCTCAGGAAGTTTAAGAGcacaatttaaaaaactataTGAATTGAGTTCAAATTACCTTTATAGaatgaaaaacaattaatagaatttaaagtaatttaCATGGacaacaaattaaaaataactaTATACTTTGTAAAGAGTTTTGGTGTTGTTTTAGCCAAGCAGCCTATAATCCTGCATATTGCTGATTGCTGACCGGTGAATTAATCCACCGAAGGTTACTGTCTTCTCAACACCCCAAAATAATTCGGTTATTTTTCAACTCCAAGGATATGAAATCCTTTGCTAGCGAACTATCCAAACCTATTCAAAAGCCGcgtttaaaagaaatcctTAAAGAACTGCAGCATATAGGTGTTCCTTCTCCTTGCAATCTAAGATTATATCATGAGTTAATTAGTGTGATAGTGCCCACATTCTGGAATGGGAAAATTAATTCAGAAATAGATTTTCTCCTTgcaaaatgtttttctaCTCTTTTGGGCTTAAAACTGCTATGTGTTCGACTAGATAATTTTGTTCAAGAGGctaatttgcaaaacatTCATCTTGTTACAGTTTATCTTGAGCTACTGgaaaaagcatttgaatGTATAGACCTTGACGATAACTGTAAATTGATATGGGAATCTACTGTATTATCTGATCATCAAAAGCAATCTTTGTGGactgaatttatttttttcttgggAAACTTTAAAATTACTAATTCAATGTCTGCTGCAATGCTTACCTTCAAGGTTTACGATGATTCAAAACGTTTGAAGGCTTCATCAATGGCCGACTACATTGGCGTtttatcttcaaaattgGCTTGCATTATATCTAAACCTGCTGTTAAAACCCCAGAAATATATTCAAAGCTATTccattatttattacaCTCATCCAATTTAAAGGCATTCATTAACCCATTGATTCCATTAacacaaaaattttgtgtTCAGctacaaaaattatttgcaGATTTGACGGTCTCTGATCAAATGTTGTTTCTCAATCAACTTCTTCTTGAACATAATACCAAATATCCCAccaatttttcatattcCACCGCAAGAGATGATCGTATAACAGGTTCATTGGCTACATTATTAAGGCTGAACTTTTCATCCACTCACTTCCTTCGattaattgaattttattGGGGCGTCCCtacaaatttaataattaaaaggGTAGAAGTAGTTTGTTCGAGTATATCTTATAAGGAATCTGATAAAAAGGAGCTAGAAAAAACAGTGGACTCTCTGTTTAATATATGGTCAAATGCGCAATTTTTGAGGAGCTATACGCTGCTAGCTCAAGAGAGCTTAacaatatatttattactATTTATTCCGAAACTTGaagcaaaatatttgaataatCTTTCCAAATCCCTAATGTTCTCCAATGCAATATCTTGCCGTTTAGATAGTCTAGATGATGATATTCGAATGCATGGAATGATAATGGCCGAAGTAATCTCTACATATTCGGGTGTCAGCTTAAGTAACCCGTTAGCCTTTGACGTTCCAATAATGAAGACTACGAAAGCAAAAGTTCTCAAATCGTTGAGCTCACTCAAGGATGAATTTTTGCctattgaaattttgaatgacGAAAGTGTTATCGCAGAGACTTCGATAGAAAAGGAAGAGACGAATGTAACTCACTTGGAGAAGCCAGTGATTTCTAAAAACGATGACTTAATAAGGGGAGATGACTTGGAGCCTTACGATTTTCCTGATATTGACAGTGAGGACACGGACGACGATCCAACTGTCTCTAGATCCAAGACGCATTCTCCTGTGTACGTACAAGATTTGTGCAAAATGTTAAAAGACACAGAAAGTTTTGAGAAACAACGTGTTGCACTGGAAAACGCTTCTAAGTTAATAAAACGAAAGTCTGCTTTTGGAACCGAATTACGAGATCATGCAGATGAATTGTTACAAACGTTAATTTCCTTACAAAATCGATTTGACTTAATGAACTTTGATGAAATGCAAATGACTGCTATAGTGGAACTTCTGTTAACCTGTTTAGATATATGTGGTCCTGTTATTTGtacaaatttatttgttaGTGACTATTCAAT
This portion of the Schizosaccharomyces pombe strain 972h- genome assembly, chromosome: I genome encodes:
- the pex7 gene encoding peroxin-7 — protein: MLSLRTPGFQGESVQFSPLVENKIAVAAVTHYGLGGSGRLYIHDVTPKGIQVCQHYDVEDSLFGVRWSQNCENQVYACCGDGSLRLFDLTMPSKPIHKWKEHKAEIVAIDTNTVDRRIVVTGSWDGTIKLWLGNLPNSVQTLNNGSNSRILTVATHYSSPNLLGYTSSDGLCKFWDFRSSDKFMSIEIPNQITCMNWSKSNHRMVYTADNNNLVYCYDIANLKTPLSVLSGHQLAVRSIKSSNSAHDLLATASYDMTSRIFDPEQHSCIRKVDLHSEFVRDVDWSDFGDGSWIASVGWDESLYIWNAF
- the cis4 gene encoding Golgi zinc importer, CDF family, Cis4 gives rise to the protein MNVNSSAFERTNRFPSFPVLKDDQKTSSDSIAAAKKKDLLSLISSKSLLSSETLGWFSVICAFSITGSGLEVNTMSIPFYLIFGIFAFVSFTTQYLGIYSFSFQPFQLLNVIIASLSMVFITLGAFVLGTLDTTCLLLLAFKLFFIRNDPTPFNARSANLKNYIAFPICLFVINHILILLGYFQCSYSVFYASVFYILLGVFIRVFYLVNKEKFEKKELAFLFSSIVVACLIQFNVLPLGTINLSVTRFTILCFMQIFCINWDGIARIQFYLGKFDISLIMALISAIINKTASQNSIKIISCLYQVGFCFFKIGSSITANLKLPDNSRIYRLYNDFIVNGVLADKESRSIFYFFLLNVSYMFVQVIYGLWTNSLGLISDAIHMAFDCIAILVGLVATTLAKMPLNYAYPFGFAKIEALSGFTNGIFLVLISFSIVGEALYRLFHPPQMNTDQLLLVSFLGLVVNLVGILAFNHGHNHDHGSHHHHSHSNHSMCLPNTTNDINIFEEFEEEKDNVEAQKMGYTNDDHVSQHEHTHENSQEHHHEHNHNHDHIHKYNEKCDHESISLQNLDNDHHCHHHHENHNMHGIFLHIIADTMGSVGVIVSTILIQWFSWTGFDPLASLIIAALIFVSVLPLIKDSAKNLLSVTDPESEYLLKQCLSNISLSNSVISLSNPKFWTNERGEVYGILHIQVSIDGDLNVVRNEVFRKLSIAVPNLKHICIQSERPNNCWCGK
- the cdc45 gene encoding DNA replication pre-initiation complex subunit Cdc45, which produces MFIKRSDYASAYLKIKEASVSGGCTVQLFVALDPDALCACKLLSTLLKGDFISHKIRPVSGYRDLEQANKTLLEQNEDIKFIILLNCGTMVDLNNYLVSMEDVSIYVIDSHRPHNLNNIYIENNIFVFDDGDIEEDMNKIHDAWYAFNSHELSDEENSDSSNEREEEVEDDNRSVESYSSSDYQARSRRRFSEETTQRRAEIKEKRKKRKEFASILSEYYEKGSWYGESITNILFAVASMLGREDNDMLWLAIVGLTCLEIHCQSSKKYFNRSYSLLKDEVNRLNPSPLENQIVGRAHGKTPHDQSIRLEDEFRFMLVRHWSLYDSMLHSAYVGSRLHIWSEEGRKRLHKLLAKMGLSLVECKQTYIHMNMDLKKTLKSSLKRFAPFYGLDDVIFHSFTRTYGFKCTLSASDVSYAISALLEMGNTGVLLQSKTVARSPDMTEEEYLEKFENAQNQEWLHNFYDAYDALDDVDSLERALKLAMHLQRAIVRTGITLLEKRAIKTLRSFRFGLINEGPDLKIFMHPLALTKMSLWIAEAINEQEREFGKLRHLPLVLAAFVEEKNRYLIVGTSTSAFTSNEDDDDDDGHGHNRFGVAFQEVANMTSATLQMDCFEASVIECQKSDLGVFLESLSFKTLL
- the trm401 gene encoding tRNA (cytosine-5-)-methyltransferase is translated as MGRKHYSSKKNRSKKGEFVNWDLIERKNENFEKYYRLQKLVTEDDFILLKQKLTEQLPTTFRITASIPHATQVRDYFIEHYYPLIENARTEDAKIPLPVSLPWYPDGMAFMLDISKEVIRKSPHLKALQEFLVLETEAGDINRQESVSMVPPLLLNVESHHKVLDMCAAPGSKTAQLLEALHKPTKKEDITTLLPSGIVIANDSDNKRAHMLVHQIKRLNSPNVLIVNHDASFLPNFHLSSPDGKKFLKFDRILADVPCSGDGTFRKNIALWNEWSLKTALGLHATQIKILMRGLQLLEKGGRLVYSTCSLNPIENEAVVSAVLNATRGSVRLVDVSSELPQLKRSQGVDNWVVCDSDLNIYPSFDTLPKELYEKMPPTLWPLPKKELAELNIQNCLRIYPHFQNTGGFFVAVLEKYENLTSSMKTAVDDNKVFLREQKLPSEQASKKRKQDTQETSSDSKLAEVKPKGKNGGNRFHELDPFVYIKEDDQALEKIYKKFGIDEAIIKKNQFFVRNVNGVPTKAIYISNDLFRNVIENNRNRVKFVHGGLKIFVRQDFGSLSREIAEKNGTCVFRVQSDGANLASHFIAESCLFHTTLSDLFILLDHEAVTIDDFPEDSLFRKEYNHLDLGSTLLHVDLAKEESVIKKQVYIPLWKSVRICNVLLSNSEKRTLKLQIEGPQSSIHKHNT